The following proteins are co-located in the Aurantiacibacter atlanticus genome:
- the hemF gene encoding oxygen-dependent coproporphyrinogen oxidase: MEWKDQTAQARNWFEALRDRICSAFEEIERDAGSDAGFGYKEWDRDTDDGSHGGGGVQGLMKGKVFEKVGVNVSTVSGAFNPQFAAQINGASEDHPQFTATGISLVAHMANPHVPAVHMNTRFLTTQTAWFGGGADLNPPIPYKEDTQAFHARLRAACAAHNPTYYERFSKWADEYFYIPHRSVHRGVGGIFYDHLECEDEPAFERNLAFTRDVGEAFLDIYPQLVRGRMDTEWTREEKQRQLEWRGRYAEFNLVYDRGTLFGLKTGGNIDAILMSLPPEAVWD, translated from the coding sequence ATGGAATGGAAAGATCAGACCGCACAGGCTCGCAACTGGTTTGAAGCTTTGCGTGACCGCATTTGCTCCGCCTTTGAAGAGATAGAGCGCGATGCCGGATCGGATGCCGGCTTTGGCTATAAGGAATGGGACCGCGACACGGACGATGGATCGCACGGTGGCGGCGGCGTTCAGGGTCTGATGAAGGGCAAGGTATTTGAGAAAGTCGGGGTGAATGTCAGCACCGTTTCGGGTGCGTTCAATCCCCAGTTTGCCGCACAGATCAACGGTGCCAGCGAAGACCATCCGCAATTCACCGCCACCGGCATCAGTCTTGTTGCGCATATGGCCAATCCGCATGTCCCTGCGGTGCATATGAACACCCGCTTCCTCACCACGCAAACCGCTTGGTTCGGCGGCGGTGCGGACCTTAATCCACCGATTCCCTATAAAGAGGATACGCAGGCCTTTCACGCCCGGCTGCGGGCCGCCTGCGCCGCGCACAACCCCACCTATTACGAACGATTCAGCAAATGGGCTGACGAATATTTCTACATCCCCCACCGCAGCGTGCATCGCGGGGTAGGCGGAATTTTCTACGACCATCTGGAATGCGAGGATGAGCCTGCGTTCGAACGCAATCTGGCTTTCACCCGCGATGTGGGCGAAGCGTTTCTGGATATATACCCTCAGCTTGTCAGAGGGCGCATGGACACGGAATGGACGCGGGAGGAAAAGCAACGGCAGCTTGAATGGCGTGGTCGCTATGCTGAATTCAACCTTGTCTATGATCGCGGAACGCTGTTCGGCCTCAAGACCGGCGGTAATATCGACGCCATTCTGATGAGCCTGCCACCAGAAGCGGTGTGGGATTAG
- a CDS encoding VOC family protein: MAEGKVLGIGGLFIRSEDPARLAAWYRDHLGIAATQSGQPTPDGEWVWMQEAGPMVFAGFARDTDYWQEDRQMMLNLRVEGLEPLLALLASAGIDATHREDMEGAGSFARIADCDGNPVELWQQG; this comes from the coding sequence ATGGCAGAGGGCAAGGTTCTGGGGATAGGCGGCTTGTTTATCCGATCCGAAGATCCCGCCCGGCTGGCCGCGTGGTATCGCGATCATCTGGGAATAGCAGCCACGCAAAGCGGCCAGCCAACGCCCGATGGTGAATGGGTGTGGATGCAGGAGGCTGGGCCAATGGTCTTTGCCGGTTTCGCCCGCGATACCGATTACTGGCAGGAAGACCGGCAGATGATGCTCAATTTGCGGGTGGAAGGGCTGGAGCCGCTTCTGGCGCTGCTGGCAAGTGCGGGAATTGATGCCACGCACCGCGAAGATATGGAAGGCGCAGGGAGTTTTGCGCGGATCGCGGATTGTGACGGCAATCCGGTGGAATTGTGGCAGCAGGGCTGA
- a CDS encoding metallopeptidase family protein: MARKIANAPSTAEMEAMARTALDRLPGRFTAQMGEIVLLVEEWPDKALLEGFGIENPLGLTGVYEGLPLTERSIEHSGTMPDRIRLFRRPILDEWAERGNETLEHLVAHVVIHEVGHHFGLSDEDMHALEDMAG, from the coding sequence ATGGCGCGCAAAATTGCAAATGCACCTTCAACCGCGGAAATGGAAGCGATGGCGCGCACTGCGCTTGACCGCCTGCCGGGACGATTTACCGCGCAAATGGGGGAGATAGTGCTGCTGGTGGAAGAGTGGCCCGACAAAGCCCTTCTGGAGGGTTTCGGCATTGAAAACCCCCTCGGATTGACCGGCGTTTACGAAGGCCTCCCGCTGACAGAACGCAGCATTGAGCATAGCGGCACCATGCCTGACCGCATTCGTCTGTTTCGTCGCCCCATCCTCGATGAATGGGCGGAACGCGGGAACGAGACGCTGGAGCATCTGGTGGCGCATGTCGTCATCCACGAAGTCGGACATCATTTCGGCCTGTCAGACGAGGACATGCACGCGCTGGAGGACATGGCGGGCTGA
- a CDS encoding M1 family metallopeptidase: MRFPALACVAALFVAGCSADDLPEQERVVAPILTSEEALDEFTFAQPLDARVTHVALDLALDFEGQKVEGVATLDIQKAEDATEIVLDSNGLVIGGITDGNGNELTYEIGENDPGKGEPITVQLGELTGPDLQQIVISYASGSGAEALQWLEAEQTAGGKHPFVFSQGQAILNRSWIPTQDSPGIRQTWEAKITVPDPLTVVMSGISRGDAEELEAADGQPARRVYSFVMENSIPPYLIAIAAGNLEFAELGPRSGVWSEPEMIEEAAAELVDTEAMINAAEGIYGPYRWGRYDMIVLPPAFPYGGMENPVMTFLTPTFIAGDRSNTGLIAHELAHSWSGNLVTYASWRDGWLNEGVTSYLTNRISEEVFGETRAMQERALEFAGVREALEALGEDNPRTALRTPPELNPLEYSSAIVYDKGALFLHTLESIIGRERFDEFMRGWFDRHAFEPATSEMFIADLREHVIADDAELEESLMLDAWVYGTGLPENVVQPDRQAFAAVDDAVTAYAADATLPTADAWAGWSAFEQRRFMEELPDDMSDAQLAALDEELGLSEAGNNEVLFLWLEAALRNEYRPVIPQAEEFLGRVGRNKFVEPLFKALWDTGAWGQPIATRIYDETRGGYHSYTRGQVDPIVGFAAEGEGE, from the coding sequence ATGCGTTTTCCTGCCCTTGCTTGTGTTGCCGCCCTGTTTGTCGCGGGATGTTCCGCAGATGATCTGCCTGAACAAGAGCGGGTCGTCGCCCCCATTCTGACGAGCGAAGAGGCGCTGGACGAATTCACCTTTGCGCAACCTCTGGACGCGCGGGTTACCCATGTCGCGCTGGATCTTGCGCTCGATTTTGAGGGGCAGAAGGTTGAAGGTGTTGCCACGCTGGATATTCAGAAGGCCGAAGACGCGACGGAGATCGTGCTCGATTCAAATGGTCTTGTGATCGGCGGTATCACCGATGGCAATGGCAATGAACTAACCTATGAAATTGGCGAAAACGATCCCGGCAAGGGCGAACCCATTACGGTGCAATTGGGCGAACTGACCGGGCCGGACCTGCAGCAGATCGTCATATCCTATGCCAGCGGATCGGGTGCAGAGGCGCTGCAATGGCTCGAAGCCGAACAGACCGCGGGCGGCAAACATCCCTTCGTATTCAGCCAGGGGCAGGCCATTCTCAACCGCAGCTGGATCCCGACACAGGACAGTCCGGGTATCCGCCAGACATGGGAAGCGAAGATTACCGTACCCGATCCACTGACCGTGGTGATGAGCGGCATCAGCCGCGGCGATGCAGAAGAGCTGGAGGCCGCTGACGGCCAACCCGCGCGCCGCGTTTACAGCTTCGTGATGGAGAATTCGATCCCGCCCTATCTGATCGCGATTGCTGCTGGGAACCTTGAATTTGCCGAACTCGGCCCGCGTTCAGGCGTGTGGTCCGAACCTGAAATGATTGAAGAGGCCGCTGCCGAACTGGTCGATACCGAGGCCATGATAAATGCTGCGGAGGGCATTTACGGCCCATATCGCTGGGGCCGGTATGACATGATCGTTTTGCCGCCTGCCTTCCCCTATGGCGGGATGGAAAACCCGGTGATGACCTTTCTCACCCCTACTTTCATCGCGGGCGACAGGTCCAATACCGGGCTGATCGCGCATGAGCTGGCGCATAGCTGGTCGGGCAATCTCGTCACCTATGCCAGTTGGCGCGATGGCTGGCTTAACGAAGGCGTGACCAGTTACCTGACCAACCGCATTTCAGAAGAAGTATTCGGCGAAACCCGCGCCATGCAGGAACGCGCGCTGGAATTTGCCGGCGTGCGCGAAGCGCTGGAAGCGCTGGGCGAAGACAATCCGCGCACCGCGCTGCGCACTCCCCCCGAACTGAACCCGCTCGAATATAGTTCGGCCATCGTTTACGATAAGGGCGCCTTGTTCCTGCATACGCTGGAAAGCATCATCGGACGCGAGCGATTTGATGAATTCATGCGCGGCTGGTTTGATCGTCATGCGTTTGAGCCCGCCACCTCCGAAATGTTTATTGCCGATCTGCGCGAGCACGTGATCGCGGACGATGCAGAGCTGGAAGAATCGCTGATGCTGGATGCTTGGGTTTACGGCACCGGACTTCCTGAAAACGTGGTGCAGCCCGATCGCCAGGCCTTTGCCGCGGTCGATGATGCCGTCACAGCTTACGCCGCTGATGCCACTCTCCCCACGGCCGATGCATGGGCTGGCTGGAGCGCGTTTGAACAGCGCCGCTTCATGGAAGAATTGCCTGATGACATGAGTGATGCCCAGCTGGCCGCGCTTGATGAAGAGCTGGGTCTGTCGGAGGCGGGCAATAATGAAGTGCTATTCCTCTGGTTGGAGGCAGCCTTGCGCAATGAATATCGTCCGGTCATCCCTCAGGCCGAGGAGTTCCTCGGGCGCGTGGGCCGCAACAAATTTGTCGAACCTCTGTTCAAGGCCTTGTGGGACACTGGCGCATGGGGCCAGCCTATCGCCACGCGCATCTATGACGAAACGCGCGGCGGCTATCACAGCTACACCCGCGGTCAGGTCGATCCCATCGTGGGCTTCGCTGCGGAGGGTGAAGGGGAGTAG
- the infC gene encoding translation initiation factor IF-3 encodes MAPPIKSGPKYDNLIQSDKVRVIDGEGENLGVMYTNEAIEQAAEAGLNLVEVSPTANPPVCKFLDVGKYRYEAQKKANAARKTQKTQDIKEVKMRPNIDTHDYDVKMRNVNKFIDNGDKVKVTLRFRGREMAHQHLGMDLLKRVQDDMAETAKIEAFPRLEGRQMLMVLAPK; translated from the coding sequence ATGGCACCGCCGATTAAATCCGGCCCGAAATACGACAATCTCATCCAGTCCGACAAGGTCCGCGTCATCGATGGCGAAGGCGAAAACCTTGGCGTGATGTACACGAATGAAGCGATAGAGCAGGCCGCCGAAGCAGGTCTGAATCTCGTTGAGGTATCGCCAACCGCGAACCCGCCAGTGTGCAAGTTCCTTGATGTCGGCAAATATCGCTACGAGGCCCAGAAAAAGGCCAATGCGGCGCGCAAGACGCAGAAGACGCAAGACATCAAAGAAGTGAAGATGCGTCCCAACATCGATACCCATGATTACGATGTGAAGATGCGCAATGTGAACAAGTTCATCGACAATGGCGACAAGGTGAAAGTCACCTTGCGTTTTCGCGGACGTGAAATGGCGCACCAACATCTGGGCATGGATCTGCTCAAACGCGTGCAGGACGACATGGCCGAAACCGCCAAGATCGAGGCATTCCCCCGTCTCGAAGGCCGCCAGATGCTGATGGTGCTGGCGCCCAAATAG
- a CDS encoding SLC13 family permease gives MGKTQGMAAQGSVPPRITGRKIGFWLGPALFALTVLLPAPDGMTAPAWNTAGLVGWMASWWMTQAVPLTATGLLPFVVLPFASAGTAREVASDYYSPIIFLLLGGAFLALAIERTGMHKRLACWILDRIGGRGGSFGLLLGFMIAAAILSNIISNTSTTLIMMPMALAVLAGGTAMRPDGSIDQSGLSGALPMGLAFAASIGGLGTIIGSPTNAIAVALLRDISGMEITFAKWASYGVPVVLLGIPLAAFIISRVQRISDHPFDVKAAREAIDPHGPWSVAERRLVPVIALTFIAWMLRGFAAPYFPEGSLTDGTVAIASSFALFVLPDGTGRRLLEWHEANRAPWDVLMMFGGGLALAGAMTRSGLADWLGNALLPLATVPVIVMAIAMVAMVVLITEFASNVATASGIMPVVASLAVAMGGDPVLLALPVALAASWGFVLPAGTGPNAIAWATGRIALPRLIKAGLVLDFAGVFLIVGVVFALAPILG, from the coding sequence ATGGGGAAAACACAGGGCATGGCGGCGCAAGGCAGTGTTCCACCGCGCATAACGGGGCGGAAGATCGGCTTTTGGCTGGGCCCGGCGCTATTTGCATTGACCGTGCTGTTGCCGGCGCCTGACGGCATGACGGCGCCTGCATGGAATACGGCCGGACTGGTTGGCTGGATGGCAAGCTGGTGGATGACGCAGGCAGTCCCGCTCACCGCCACCGGCCTGCTTCCCTTCGTGGTATTGCCCTTTGCCAGTGCAGGAACCGCCCGCGAAGTAGCCAGCGATTATTACTCGCCGATCATTTTCCTTCTGCTTGGCGGCGCGTTTCTCGCCCTCGCCATCGAACGCACCGGGATGCACAAACGGCTCGCGTGCTGGATACTTGACCGGATTGGCGGGCGCGGTGGCAGCTTTGGCTTACTGCTCGGCTTCATGATAGCCGCGGCCATCCTTTCCAATATTATTTCCAACACCTCCACTACGCTGATCATGATGCCAATGGCGCTGGCGGTGCTGGCAGGCGGGACTGCGATGCGTCCTGATGGCTCTATCGACCAGTCCGGGCTTTCAGGCGCATTGCCGATGGGGCTGGCCTTTGCCGCCAGCATCGGTGGGCTAGGCACCATTATCGGATCACCCACCAATGCCATTGCCGTGGCACTGCTCCGCGATATTTCCGGCATGGAGATTACCTTTGCCAAATGGGCGTCCTATGGCGTGCCAGTGGTGCTACTGGGCATCCCGCTGGCAGCTTTCATCATATCGCGGGTGCAGCGCATTTCCGATCATCCTTTCGATGTGAAGGCTGCGCGCGAAGCCATTGATCCGCACGGACCCTGGAGCGTGGCGGAACGGCGGTTGGTGCCGGTGATTGCGCTGACCTTCATCGCATGGATGTTGCGCGGGTTTGCCGCGCCCTATTTTCCTGAAGGTTCCTTAACCGATGGCACGGTGGCGATTGCCTCCAGCTTCGCACTGTTCGTGCTGCCCGATGGCACGGGACGGCGCCTGCTGGAATGGCACGAAGCCAATCGCGCACCGTGGGATGTGCTGATGATGTTTGGCGGCGGACTTGCGTTGGCTGGCGCGATGACGCGCAGCGGGCTGGCAGACTGGCTTGGCAATGCTCTGCTGCCCCTGGCGACAGTTCCAGTTATCGTGATGGCAATAGCGATGGTGGCGATGGTGGTGCTGATCACCGAATTTGCCAGCAATGTTGCCACCGCCAGCGGCATTATGCCGGTCGTCGCCAGCCTTGCGGTGGCGATGGGCGGCGATCCAGTGCTGCTCGCTCTTCCCGTGGCACTTGCAGCCAGCTGGGGCTTTGTGCTGCCTGCTGGCACCGGCCCAAACGCCATCGCATGGGCCACAGGCCGCATTGCGCTGCCACGCCTGATCAAGGCAGGGCTTGTGCTGGATTTTGCAGGAGTTTTCCTGATCGTAGGTGTTGTCTTCGCGCTTGCGCCAATCCTTGGCTGA
- a CDS encoding RelA/SpoT family protein produces the protein MLRQYELVERVKEYDPDADEALLNRAYVYTVQKHGSQKRASGDPYFSHPVEVAGLMTDLKLDQETIITALLHDTVEDTLATIEDVEKNFGPKVARLVDGVTKLSKIEQMPEDERAAENLRKFLLAMSEDLRVLLVKLADRLHNMRTLHHIKNPDKRRRIARETMDIYAPLAERVGMYEYMREMQLLAFEQLEPEAYDIITKRLEQLRQTDTGQVDRIALDIKQALSEAGLDVGVWGREKHPYSIWRKMAERHLPFEQISDIMAFRVLTENPEDCYRALGKLHRTFQFVPGRFKDYISTPKNNGYRSLHTTLFYDRSMRVEVQIRTREMNQTNEFGLAAHWAYKQGDRPDGAVGWLRDLIEIVDASHDAEELLEHTKLAIYQDRIFAFTPRGSLFQMPKGATAVDFAFAVHTDLGAQTVGAKINGRHMPLRTPLNNGDVVEIIKSGNAQPQLSWLGFVVTGKARAAIRRAVRMKERDEVAEIGRKLFDEIVERLPTKVGKKAIAQATERLEFAEVEDMMYAIGSSKLSDRDVMEAIVPGSTADMPKELSQGRAISIKGLPPGVAFELAQCCHPVPGDRIVGLRIKGVGVQVHAIDCLELANGVDADWVDLSWGERSRGAIGRLNIVLYNRAGTLAEMAGVFARNNSNVINLELTHRDEPFHTYEVDIEVQDLAHLTRIISSLRASDAVAQADRI, from the coding sequence ATGCTGCGCCAATACGAACTTGTTGAGCGGGTCAAGGAATATGATCCCGACGCTGATGAGGCGCTGCTCAACCGCGCCTATGTATATACGGTGCAGAAACACGGTAGCCAGAAGCGCGCATCGGGTGATCCCTATTTCAGCCATCCGGTAGAAGTCGCCGGACTGATGACTGATCTGAAGCTCGATCAGGAAACGATCATTACCGCGCTCCTCCACGATACGGTCGAGGACACGCTGGCCACGATTGAGGATGTGGAGAAAAACTTCGGACCGAAGGTCGCTCGGCTGGTCGACGGGGTAACCAAGCTTTCCAAAATCGAACAGATGCCGGAGGATGAACGCGCCGCTGAAAACCTGCGCAAATTCCTATTGGCAATGAGCGAAGACCTGCGTGTCTTGCTGGTGAAACTGGCGGACAGGCTGCATAACATGCGCACGCTTCACCACATCAAAAACCCGGACAAGCGCCGCCGTATCGCCCGCGAAACGATGGATATCTACGCCCCGCTGGCAGAGCGGGTGGGTATGTATGAATATATGCGCGAAATGCAGCTGTTGGCATTCGAGCAGCTTGAGCCCGAAGCCTACGACATTATCACCAAGCGGCTCGAACAATTGCGGCAGACAGATACCGGGCAGGTCGATCGCATTGCACTCGATATCAAGCAGGCGCTGTCTGAAGCCGGGTTGGATGTCGGTGTCTGGGGGCGCGAAAAGCACCCCTATTCGATCTGGCGCAAAATGGCGGAGCGGCATCTTCCCTTCGAACAGATTTCCGACATCATGGCCTTTCGCGTGCTGACCGAGAATCCAGAGGATTGTTACCGCGCACTGGGCAAATTGCACCGAACGTTTCAATTCGTGCCGGGGCGGTTCAAGGATTACATCTCCACGCCGAAGAACAATGGTTATCGCAGCCTGCACACTACCTTGTTTTATGACCGGTCCATGCGCGTTGAAGTGCAGATCCGGACGCGGGAAATGAATCAGACCAATGAATTCGGTCTCGCCGCGCATTGGGCATATAAGCAGGGCGACCGGCCCGATGGCGCCGTTGGCTGGCTGCGCGATCTGATTGAGATTGTCGATGCCAGCCATGATGCCGAGGAACTTCTCGAACATACCAAGCTGGCGATTTACCAGGATCGCATATTCGCCTTCACTCCGCGCGGTTCTTTGTTCCAGATGCCGAAAGGTGCAACGGCGGTAGATTTTGCCTTTGCCGTGCACACCGATCTTGGCGCGCAAACCGTTGGCGCAAAAATCAACGGGCGGCACATGCCGCTGCGCACGCCGCTGAATAATGGCGACGTGGTGGAGATCATCAAGAGTGGCAATGCCCAGCCACAATTAAGCTGGCTGGGTTTCGTCGTTACCGGAAAGGCACGCGCTGCCATCCGCCGCGCAGTCCGGATGAAAGAGCGTGACGAGGTAGCCGAAATCGGGCGCAAGCTGTTCGATGAAATTGTCGAACGGCTGCCCACCAAGGTCGGCAAAAAAGCGATTGCGCAGGCGACAGAGCGACTTGAGTTCGCCGAGGTCGAAGACATGATGTATGCGATCGGTTCGTCCAAACTGTCTGATCGCGATGTCATGGAAGCCATTGTGCCCGGCAGCACCGCGGATATGCCCAAAGAGCTTTCGCAAGGGCGGGCGATTTCCATTAAGGGGCTGCCACCCGGCGTGGCGTTCGAGTTGGCCCAGTGTTGCCACCCCGTTCCCGGAGATCGCATCGTCGGCCTGCGTATCAAGGGGGTTGGCGTGCAAGTGCATGCTATCGATTGCCTCGAACTTGCCAATGGCGTCGATGCTGATTGGGTCGATCTGTCTTGGGGCGAGCGTTCACGTGGGGCGATCGGACGGCTCAACATCGTCCTCTACAACAGGGCTGGCACACTTGCGGAAATGGCCGGCGTGTTTGCACGCAACAATTCCAATGTCATCAATCTTGAGCTGACCCACCGTGATGAGCCATTCCACACTTATGAAGTGGATATAGAAGTCCAGGATCTGGCACATCTCACCCGCATCATCAGCTCGCTCCGCGCCAGCGATGCAGTGGCGCAGGCCGACCGGATTTAG
- a CDS encoding sugar kinase — MKGETGSVVGFGELLLRLTPPGRKMIAQAQSLDVEVGGAEANVLAGLAHLGHPTMMISRVANNPLGRLALGTLASRGVDTRFVSYADGRMGLYFLEQGQGLRASAISYDRAGSTFASSRAEDFDFAAALDGARLLHLSGITPALGMDSANAVMEVAKIARSAGIPISFDGNFRPQLWAAWDGNPKEILTEIISNADIMFGNHQDISLLTGQRFSGDGPDRRREAAQAGFDTFPNLRLIASTARHVIDVDHHRIAARVDLPEDSAQTGEIDVTGIIDRIGTGDAFAAGVLHGYLEGADVMSMARAGLGLAVLEHSLPGDMPLFSRDDLAAFERGGRDVRR, encoded by the coding sequence GTGAAGGGCGAGACGGGCTCCGTTGTCGGATTTGGTGAACTGCTGCTGCGGCTGACACCGCCCGGTCGCAAGATGATCGCCCAGGCACAATCTCTGGATGTTGAAGTGGGTGGCGCGGAAGCTAATGTCCTCGCCGGCCTTGCGCATCTTGGCCATCCGACCATGATGATCAGCCGGGTTGCCAATAACCCGCTGGGGCGGTTGGCACTTGGCACGCTGGCATCGCGCGGGGTCGATACGCGGTTCGTCAGCTATGCTGATGGACGAATGGGCCTCTACTTTCTGGAGCAGGGACAGGGGCTTCGCGCATCGGCCATCAGCTATGATCGCGCAGGTTCGACCTTTGCCAGTTCCAGGGCCGAGGATTTCGATTTTGCCGCCGCACTTGATGGCGCACGTTTGTTGCATTTATCGGGCATTACGCCAGCGCTGGGCATGGATAGCGCAAATGCCGTCATGGAAGTGGCGAAAATTGCACGGTCGGCTGGCATCCCGATTAGTTTCGACGGCAATTTCCGCCCGCAATTATGGGCTGCATGGGATGGCAATCCCAAGGAAATCCTGACCGAGATCATCTCCAATGCCGATATCATGTTTGGCAATCACCAGGATATCAGCCTGCTGACCGGACAGCGCTTTTCAGGGGATGGGCCGGATCGACGGCGAGAAGCAGCGCAGGCCGGGTTCGATACCTTTCCCAATTTGCGCCTGATCGCCTCCACCGCGCGGCATGTGATCGATGTCGATCACCACCGCATCGCCGCCCGCGTCGATTTGCCAGAGGACAGCGCCCAGACAGGAGAGATTGACGTGACCGGCATAATCGACCGGATCGGCACAGGCGATGCCTTTGCAGCCGGTGTGTTGCACGGATATCTCGAAGGGGCCGATGTCATGTCAATGGCACGGGCAGGGCTTGGACTAGCGGTGCTGGAACATAGTCTCCCCGGGGACATGCCACTGTTCAGCCGCGATGACCTTGCTGCTTTCGAGCGTGGCGGGCGCGACGTCCGGCGCTGA
- a CDS encoding peptidylprolyl isomerase, protein MRTCLALAALSFVIAAPALAQEQPAPVTPGSVIESAAPEEWHSIAAEDLLVMELAPDAAGEPRTIVIQLMPAPLSQPWVENIRTLARAQYWDGSSINRVQDNYVVQWGQPDEGSGGTVKPVPEGLNVVPESAYTVDFAPGLFGGRIYHRDGARDEIVRIEPRPFPHGPRPNSFADPYADAVGFIGGFPAAAAMELTRDADIVSRPTQAWPTHCYGMVGVGRDVSPDTGDGSQLYTVIGHAPRHLDRNIALVGRVIEGMEHLSSLPRGTGPLSFYETEEELVPILSFRIATDLANPPRFEFLDTGSVSFERYIAVRANRHDDFYNIPAGGVDICNVPVPVRRAGD, encoded by the coding sequence ATGAGAACATGCCTTGCCCTTGCCGCTCTTTCCTTTGTCATCGCCGCGCCCGCATTGGCGCAAGAGCAACCCGCTCCGGTTACGCCCGGATCGGTCATCGAAAGTGCCGCGCCGGAGGAATGGCACAGCATCGCTGCTGAAGACCTTCTGGTGATGGAGCTCGCGCCCGATGCTGCGGGCGAGCCGCGAACAATTGTGATCCAGTTGATGCCAGCCCCGCTTAGCCAGCCGTGGGTCGAGAACATCCGCACGCTGGCCCGCGCACAATATTGGGACGGCAGCTCGATCAACCGCGTGCAGGATAATTACGTGGTGCAATGGGGGCAGCCGGACGAAGGCTCGGGCGGGACGGTTAAACCGGTGCCGGAAGGGCTGAATGTTGTGCCGGAGAGTGCATATACGGTCGATTTTGCGCCCGGCTTGTTTGGCGGCAGAATTTACCATCGCGACGGGGCGCGGGACGAAATCGTGCGCATCGAGCCTCGCCCTTTCCCGCACGGTCCGCGTCCAAACAGTTTTGCCGATCCCTATGCCGATGCGGTCGGCTTTATCGGCGGCTTTCCAGCCGCTGCGGCCATGGAATTGACACGCGATGCCGACATTGTCAGCCGACCAACACAAGCCTGGCCTACCCATTGTTATGGAATGGTAGGCGTTGGCCGCGATGTTTCACCTGATACAGGGGATGGCTCACAACTTTACACCGTGATTGGCCACGCACCCCGCCATCTTGATCGCAATATCGCGCTGGTGGGACGCGTTATCGAAGGCATGGAACATCTTTCCAGCCTGCCGCGCGGCACCGGACCGCTGAGTTTCTATGAGACGGAGGAAGAGCTGGTGCCGATCCTCTCCTTTCGTATTGCCACTGACCTCGCCAACCCTCCGAGGTTTGAGTTTCTGGACACGGGCAGCGTAAGCTTCGAACGCTACATCGCAGTGCGGGCCAACCGGCACGATGATTTTTACAATATACCCGCAGGCGGCGTAGACATTTGCAACGTGCCGGTGCCTGTCCGTCGTGCCGGAGACTGA
- the pdeM gene encoding ligase-associated DNA damage response endonuclease PdeM, protein MVPVSFTLPFCGDEFVLVPQDGGGRALFWPRENALLVADLHLEKASFYARHGQMLPPYDSRETLERLADAIRLTGARRVFTLGDNFHDSAGSARLEPQAKGMLAALTRATDWVWITGNHDPAMEARSGGTIATELSIGGMILRHMAKPDETRPELSGHFHPRVQVKMRERRIRRACAVVSQDNAGSGRMILPAFGALTGGMNAADPAILKALQPASEIDAVVPAGKRLARFPLWRKDGSRQAETTA, encoded by the coding sequence ATGGTTCCCGTTTCGTTCACCCTCCCCTTTTGCGGAGACGAATTTGTGCTTGTCCCGCAGGATGGCGGTGGGCGGGCGCTGTTCTGGCCACGCGAAAATGCGCTGCTGGTGGCTGATCTCCATCTCGAAAAGGCCAGTTTCTATGCCCGTCACGGCCAGATGCTGCCGCCTTATGACAGCCGCGAAACGCTTGAGCGGCTGGCCGATGCGATCCGCCTAACTGGTGCACGCAGGGTTTTCACCCTGGGCGATAATTTTCACGACTCGGCAGGCTCCGCCAGGCTTGAACCGCAGGCGAAAGGCATGCTGGCTGCACTCACGCGGGCAACCGACTGGGTGTGGATCACCGGCAATCACGATCCCGCAATGGAAGCAAGAAGCGGCGGCACGATAGCGACAGAGCTTTCTATCGGCGGCATGATCCTGCGCCACATGGCAAAGCCCGATGAGACACGGCCCGAACTGTCCGGCCATTTTCATCCGCGCGTACAGGTGAAAATGCGTGAACGCCGCATCCGCCGCGCCTGCGCTGTTGTCAGCCAGGACAATGCGGGCAGTGGGCGCATGATATTGCCAGCATTCGGAGCATTGACCGGTGGTATGAACGCGGCCGATCCAGCGATTCTCAAAGCGCTGCAACCTGCCAGTGAGATTGATGCTGTGGTGCCAGCGGGCAAGCGGTTGGCGCGTTTTCCGCTGTGGCGCAAGGATGGTTCGCGTCAGGCCGAAACGACTGCATAA